The Ficedula albicollis isolate OC2 chromosome 1, FicAlb1.5, whole genome shotgun sequence nucleotide sequence GTGGTTTTGTGCTGAGAGCGCAGGACCATCTATAAAGTGAAGTATGttctccaggcactgcaggaggaaggTCTAGCTAATTAAGAATAAGCAAGATCTCATCTGTTTTTTCTATTGGTACTAGGAAGACTGGGACTTACAGTGGAGAAAAATGAGGCAAGTACACAGGCAGCCCCTGAAGGTGGCTGCAGAGCGTTCCTGGATGtgcacagcagcctgtgccagctgggctgctggccACCACATCACACTGGCCACAGAAGCTGGTGTCACTGAGAGCGATTGCAGGGTCTGCTTGCAAGGGTGGGACAGAAAAGTGACATGTCTTATTCAGAAGTCTTCTAGAAGGAAAAACACTCTGGcagacatatttttttttctagtgtcAGCGTTACtgaacttgtatttttttccttttttgtgttttgttatttaattAGGGACCTTTGACTTCATGATGGGAGGAAATATCTCCCTGGCTGTTACAATCCGAGCTTCTCCCAGTGTGAGGATTTGTCAAGGCTGAGAGATTCCGGATTATCCACAAAGCTCCTCTAAAATACAGAGTTACTTTTGTGTCTTCCCATCGTGAGGGGTCTTGGAGCGGATACAAAGATGGCCTCTAGCCTCACCTGTGCTGGCGTCGTCTGGgccttcctctccttcctctgcgCTGCTGCCTCCTGCGTTGGCTTCTTCATGCCCTACTGGCTCTTGGGGTCCCAGCTGGAGAAGTCGGTTTCCTTCGGCACTTTCCGGCGGTGCTCCTACCCGGTGCGGGACGAGAGCCTCCAGATGACGGTGATGGTGGAGGAGTGTGGCCGCTATGCCTCCTTCCAGGCCATCCCCAGCGCCGAGTGGAGGATCTGCACCGTGGTGACGGGCCTGGGCTgtgggctgctgctcttggtggCCCTGACAGCGCTCATGGGCTGCTGTGTGTCCGAGCTCATCTCCAGGACTGTGGGCAGGGTGGCAGGAGCCATCCAGTTCCTGGGGGGTAAGTGCTCCTGTGGTCAGGGAATGGGGATGTCCAGGATATCTGTTTGCACGTGTGGAGACTCTCCTGGTctttgggaagaggagggaatGATTCAGACTTTCTCCTAGTGAGAGAGATCGCTTGGCTTCCTCAATGCTGCTTGTGTGGCTGCCTGAATGTGGCCCAAAGACACAGTGGGCTGTGCTCACTTGTGCTCAAGTCCCTGTCAGGTCATTATGTGATCTTTGAGAGCTGCCTGGCAAATTGACTTCTGTGGGCCAGCATCTTCACAGCAGTTTTGTGGGTTGCAGTTTCCAGCATAGCATAGCTGAGTTGGAGGTACCTGGAGAAGCATGTGGGCTACAGATCCACATGAAGCACTGTGGTTTGGCTGGGGAGAGGCTGTGTTGTGTGGGAACAacctctctttctccttcttacCCCTATTACTGGCAGAGCTCCCTCCaactctgctctctgcagctgcatggATCTGGCAACAAGCTTTTGGCCTAGGTTTGAAGTGTGGATTGTTTATCCCTGGTGGAGGTGGCCCACCATCTCCTGGgaggagccctgctggctgACCCATGCTGCCTGCTGATGCTGCCACAGGTTTGTTGGCTCCACGGGCTAGACAGTGTGTGGGAGAATTACCTCGGCTCCTTTTTCTAACTTGTAATTGTGTGGCGTCTTTGTAACTGTAAGAGTGTTAGAAGGGTATGAGACAAAAAATGGGATCCACAAGCATGCTTTTTTCAGGGCAGTTCTCCCAGTAAATCATCACCCTCTTGTCACTGGTGACATGCAGATCAGCGGCGCTCACTTTTGCCTGATGCAAGCACTCCACCGCACACACGCACTTGCCCCCGTAAGGCAACGTGTTTCTCTGAGCTTTGGgtgctggggcagtgcaggtGCCAGCTTTTTGGGTGCCCTGCAgcatctgctcccagccaggcatCCTGGCTCATGCTCCAAAGGAGTGGACTGTAGCAGAACCCTcgtttcttttcccctccaaacAGGCGCTTGCCCTGCAAGGGCAGTCTGGTTACATGCCGTGACTGCAGCTTCTAAGGAAGCACAAGACAAAAACTCCACTGACTGTCCAGCTTGGTGAGGAcagctgaggctgggaaagggccCTGTGCCAAGCCTTCAGCCAGACAATACCAGTGTAACTCCCTCCTGGCCACGGGGAGTCCTGTCTCCAAATTTTTGAGTAGTTTCTGCACTTTAGAGCAAACTGACCCCATCACTTCACCCTTCCCTCAGCTTTGCGACCTGCAGGCATTCCTGTGTTTAATCTGTCTGACAATTTGaaagtgcagcagctgctggagagttaaatctgctgggagctgtggtttCTTGAAACCTGCTCCATTATACAGTTCCAGCCAGGCAGTTGGGGGTGGAGGAGGTTCTCAGTTCAGTGACAATCTGCAAGCCTGCTTTGTCTTGACTATTTTCACTTAGAGGCGTCACAGGCTGTGACCACCCCCTCTTTCTAACTGCTGTCTCGGCTCATCTGGTTTTAATTTGAGTTTGGCCCCTTTCTCGTGACCGTGCTCCCCTGAGTGCctgtggagcagggctggcaggggagctTACAGCTGTTTGcttgcagccagcccagcaaaCACGGCAGCTCCAGCGGTGGGCACAtggctgggggtgcaggtgcACCCTGCTCCCCGTGACACTGGTGTGGGTTGAAGGCGTGCGCCCTT carries:
- the LHFP gene encoding lipoma HMGIC fusion partner isoform X2 encodes the protein MASSLTCAGVVWAFLSFLCAAASCVGFFMPYWLLGSQLEKSVSFGTFRRCSYPVRDESLQMTVMVEECGRYASFQAIPSAEWRICTVVTGLGCGLLLLVALTALMGCCVSELISRTVGRVAGAIQFLGGLLIGSGCALYPLGWDSEEVRQTCGNLSNQFELGTCHIGWAYYCTGGGAAAAMLLCTWLACFSGKKQKQYPY
- the LHFP gene encoding lipoma HMGIC fusion partner isoform X1 — protein: MASSLTCAGVVWAFLSFLCAAASCVGFFMPYWLLGSQLEKSVSFGTFRRCSYPVRDESLQMTVMVEECGRYASFQAIPSAEWRICTVVTGLGCGLLLLVALTALMGCCVSELISRTVGRVAGAIQFLGGLLIGSGCALYPLGWDSEEVRQTCGNLSNQFELGTCHIGWAYYCTGGGAAGAMLLCTWLACFSGKKQKQYPY